The nucleotide sequence TCATGGGACTTCAAAGTAATGGTTTGAATATATATTGGGTTTAAACACCTGGCACAAGTCCATCTTCTCTTTGGGCCTTTGCTAATATTCTGAACCCCAAAGTTTCAATCCACTgttaacccaaaaataaaagaagcTACAATCCATTTTCATTCCTCTTTTTTCCCACCCAAAGGTTCTAATTTTGTCATCTTCTTGGACGGCTGGCTGGTTGTTCTTGAGTTCTTCATTCCCATGCAAGTTCACAACGTGTCCCAGAAAAAAAAAGTTCACAAATCACACATCGCAACGGCATTTTAGTTTGTTTGATAAAAAAATCGTTAACTAATTCAATAACTACTAAGAATAGTCCATTTAATTAAGTGTCGAACTATCTaattattttttactattatCTTTATAATCAAACATTTTCATACAAATAGTCACCTAACTCAATATGTATTTTGTTAAAAGCGAACATGATATATAATGAGTAACGTTAGGGAACTAACACTATATCAAAGTACAGAAAAAGTTGTTCTAAACTGAACATGCCTAGTGTGCATGAAAACATTCCTAAATCAATAACATTCTTAGTGAGgtctatatattaatatatatacaaACACACACATAAGCCTCTTGTTAATCATAATCCAAGTTAAATCTCCAAAACCTTCTTGGTCCCAATAATTCACAAAAAAACAGATCCTCCTCTAATGGACAAAATTAAAGGGGCGAGTTCCTTTAATTGCTGACACCACTTCATGCAACATACAACATACTAGCATAAAGAACAAAACGGATCCTATTTACCCTTATCCATTATTTAATTTAATCGTGTGCAAACAGCAGAAAGACACAAACATCGTCATATCCAAACAAGAAGCACCCCATGAGTTATGTACCTAGTCACATGGTCTTGTCACACGAAACTCCACAAGGACCCCACCTATCCACAAGCACCATATATATATAGGACCACCCCAACCACCTTTACCCCCTGATCACTGATCATCCCAAAATTTTTAATCCTTTTGGATTCAATTTCATATCAAACACATGCTACCTCTACATATATTATTCAAGAATTAAGATTCCCGGTCCCTATGGACTATGGTGAagctaaattaattaattacttaattaagccttccttctttaattttattttaacacCAATAATATCATTACATACACAATGAACATCTCCCATATATAATTGTATATATAACATTAATATAGTTATACACACCTTAATaatggaaaagtatatggaactaaCTCCAAATCAGCCAAAAANNNNNNNNNNNNNNNNNNNNNNatttaaaatattagttattAAATATTTCACCACATTCAAATTAGGAGGAGATATGTTCAGTATCATTGTAATGTGAATCACGGAAATTGATTCAATTAGCTTCCGTCTCTTCACCCCCTTCTCTCTCCAAATGCttaaaacatgataaatcagaaaatagattcagaaccatccaatttacaaagaaaaaaaacatcctaataccTAGCATAAAcaccatccacgtagagatttTAGATTTATCCAGAGGCATTTAGCTGATTTTTGGCTGAAATCATCTTGATTCCCTAGTATtattgtaatatatatatatatatacgatgTTTAATTTGATACCTATATACCATAACGTAATTAGCTTAGCTTTTGAGGTTATAATTGTATTTTTAGCTGAGATGGGTGAGGGGGACCTATCAAATTTGTTTGTTCTGTGATGAAAATGGCCAAATAAGAAGGTCACCTAGTCAGGTTCCTATAAAAGTTATCTGATTCTTCTTTCTTGCCTTCTTGGAGTATTgtttaattgaaaatgaaattgaaacttTAATTGAGATGGCTCCATCCCAAACTGAACTCATATACATTTAATTTGCTATAACAAAATTAATGTTTAGATCCCAGTTTCTGTTTTCTACGTTTTCTTAATCTAAAAAGGCGGCGCCCATAtatatgatgattgatgaagTTCATGTAAAATAAGTCTACTTCTAGTCTGTTACTAGTTACTGCCTAGCATTAAATTAGTACTACAATAAATATGTCTTcttgataattttttattatctacGATTATTTCTTAATATTAGTTTTTAAAACATGGCATCTTAGTTAACGTTATATTATACTCCTAATTAACTCTTAATAATTAAGAGATTAGGTTCAAATAAGTCAATGATGCTTATAGAGGAAGCATAGAATATATAATGAGGACACATATATACATTGCACATAATATATATAGATATTAGGGATTAAAGTGCCTTAAGTTCAAATTTAGTGGTATTATGATATCCTTGTAAGTTGTAATGCAAGTGTGAAACGTCACATTCGCAAGCTCACCAACCTTATCTGCTTATCCTCTATATATCACTCCTTTAATTTGATCAGCTTACGTacatatagttttttttttcaaaggctAAGATTATAGTGCGACCAAGCTAGCACTATGGATATATAATGACTTGGAGGACCCATTTCGTTGCTCTATTTTCCTAGCTACTGTatgtttaatttcttttcttctttctatttccccttttcttttttactttatgGAGAATCTTGGATATATTGCTGTGAGAGATTTTTTAAAGAGTAATTGTGTATATTTTTATACAGAGAAAGTATGGAgaatcaatgaaatatttgtacaatgcgGATAATGAAaatttagagagtattagagatataaccattagtgttatctttttccATCAGCATAAGTCTTTGGGATGAATGGTATCATGACATAGTATTAGAGTTTTAGattcgaaaggtcaagagtttgatcTTTGGTGAACCCATTTAAGTTTTTGGAATGAGTGATTTtataacatgagatgtttattatccctagtacccGGATGATTATTCTGAATATGGataatgttcattttgtaactcataaCCCAAGggacaaaagaaaaaataaactaaatataaaataaaatttcataaaaaattagAAGACTAATAAACTGAATGTATATGAAAATTTGGGGGGCCATCATCCAGAGGCTTTGCATTGCAACTGCAATATGATGATATGGCGTAGGAAAGTGGCATCATTGACTCTTTGTCAATTCCTAATTAACTGATTGACTAATCAGTTATCATGACCCTTGGATGCCATAAGGGCCAATAATAATTTCTCCTAACTCCTCTCTTTATACATATCTCGTTCATAGTTTGTTCCAATATATCCCCATAGACTAAGCCCGATGACTTTTACTtgcatatttttctattttatttccaTACACTATACTAACTGCTTAATTAATTGGAATGCCACCGGATATATCCAATTGCATATACATTTTGAAATTGATTGCgtataaaacaaaaattaatatttaaaatatgtgTTAGTATCACTCTTttcaatttttagttttttaccaCTATTTTCATACttagaaatataattaaaatccCAAAATACTCGATGTTTAGAGAATTTGAATCGTTATTCTACCTAGCTTAGATCGATTAGGAGAGACAcatttgaaatttgaaacaaGACCACAAGTCCACAACTAATAATGTGGTTAATTTGTGTTGTAATCATAGATTTTAAAATCGAATAGGCCAGCTTGATCTAATTagtctaaaataatttttttggtgacttgtcTAAAATAATTTGACAATAAACAAGAATTTGAATACCTAGCTTAGATCGATTAGGAGAGACAcatttgaaatttgaaacaaGACCACAAGTCCACAACTAATAATGTGGTTAATTTGTGTTGTAATCATAGATTTTAAAATCGAATAGGCCAGCTTGATCTAATTGatctaattaaatttttttggtgacttgtcTAAAATAATTTGNNNNNNNNNNNNNNNNNNNNNNNNNNNNNNNNNNNNNNNNNNNNNNNNNNNNNNNNNNNNNNNNNNNNNNNNNNNNNNNNNNNNNNNNNNNNNNNNNNNNNNNNNNNNNNNNNNNNNNNNNNNNNNNNNNNNNNNNNNNNNNNNNNNNNNNNNNNNNNNNNNNNNNNNNNNNNNNNNNNNNNNNNNNNNNNNNNNNNNNNNNNNNNNNNNNNNNNNNNNNNNNNNNNNNNNNNNNNNNNNNNNNNNNNNNNNNNNNNNNNNNNNNNNNNNNNNNNNNNNNNNNNNNNNNNNNNNNNNNNNNNNNNNNNNNNNNNNNNNNNNNNNNNNNNNNNNNNNNNNNNNNNNNNNNNNNNNNNNNNNNNNNNNNNNNNNNNNNNNNNNNNNNNNNNNNNNNNNNNNNNNNNNNNNNNNNNNNNNNNNNNNNNNNNNNNNNNNNNNNNNNNNNNNNNNNNNNNNNNNNNNNNNNNNNNNNNNNNNNNNNNNNNNNNNNNNNNNNNNNNNNNNNNNNNNNNNNNNNNNNNNNNNNNNNNNNNNNNNNNNNNNNNNNNNNNNNNNNNNNNNNNNNNNNNNNNNNNNNNNNNNNNNNNNNNNNNNNNNNNNNNNNNNNNNNNNNNNNNNNNNNNNNNNNNNNNNNNNNNNNNNNNNNNNNNNNNNNNNNNNNNNNNNNNNNNNNNNNNNNNNNNNNNNNNNNNNNNNNNNNNNNNNNNNNNNNNNNNNNNNNNNNNNNNNNNNNNNNNNNNNNNNNNNNNNNNNNNNNNNNNNNNNNNNNNNNNNNNNNNNNNNNNNNNNNNNNNNNNNNNNNNNNNNNNNNNNNNNNNNNNNNNNNNNNNNNNNNNNNNNNNNNNNNNNNNNNNNNNNNNNNNNNNNNNNNNNNNNNNNNNNNNNNNNNNNNNNNNNNNNNNNNNNNNNNNNNNNNNNNNNNNNNNNNNNNNNNNNNNNNNNNNNNNNNNNNNNNNNNNNNNNNNNNNNNNNNNNNNNNNNNNNNNNNNNNNNNNNNNNNNNNNNNNNNNNNNNNNNNNNNNNNNNNNNNNNNNNNNNNNNNNNNNNNNNNNNNNNNNNNNNNNNNNNNNNNNNNNNNNNNNNNNNNNNNNNNNNNNNNNNNNNNNNNNNNNNNNNNNNNNNNNNNNNNNNNNNNNNNNNNNNNNNNNNNNNNNNNNNNNNNNNNNNNNNNNNNNNNNNNNNNNNNNNNNNNNNNNNNNNNNNNNNNNNNNNNNNNNNNNNNNNNNNNNNNNNNNNNNNNNNNNNNNNNNNNNNNNNNNNNNNNNNNNNNNNNNNNNNNNNNNNNNNNNNNNNNNNNNNNNNNNNNNNNNNNNNNNNNNNNNNNNNNNNNNNNNNNNNNNNNNNNNNNNNNNNNNNNNNNNNNNNNNNNNNNNNNNNNNNNNNNNNNNNNNNNNNNNNNNNNNNNNNNNNNNNNNNNNNNNNNNNNNNNNNNNNNNNNNNNNNNNNNNNNNNNNNNNNNNNNNNNNNNNNNNNNNNNNNNNNNNNNNNNNNNNNNNNNNNNNNNNNNNNNNNNNNNNNNNNNNNNNNNNNNNNNNNNNNNNNNNNNNNNNNNNNNNNNNNNNNNNNNNNNNNNNNNNNNNNNNNNNNgagactttttttttttttaatttccaattaaaaaaccttttttttctttcactcATGAGAAATGTCATTTTAAAACATCGTCTTCTCCGTCTCTGAAATTAAGGTGTAACCGATAGTTTAAGCATCCATAGATTTCCATGGAATCAGTGATCTATTTAGGGTATTTAAATGATATCTTTcgttttgttgatttattttttttttttttgtcccaTGTCTAATAGAGTATAATATCATATACTCGTATTCAAAACCGCCATTCATCAATCATCATCTCATCCTATAGAAGATgcgtcaccgtcaacttctacaTCCTCATCCTTATGCATATCCATCTCATCAAATCTTATATTCACTGCAAAACGAACacaaatcaatataaataaatacatcagcagtaaacaaaataataaatcaaatttATAAATACGAAAACCCAACCAACATATATACATGACATAATATAAGAAAGAAGATATAAACAGAAAACGCATCGATCCTCAGAGACTCACAAGCAAACCAAATGCAGATAAAGGGACATAATACACACGAAAAACGTACGACGGAGTATAACGgaaagaacacatgaagaaaagtTTGACAGACATTACGCAACGTAGAAAATTGAAAATAGCAGGGGAAAATGGAGGATAATGAGTACGGCTAAGATGAGAAATTGAACGGAGAATAAAACGACGCCTAACAATAATTTCACATCAGTCAAGGTTTTGACTGGATTTAATTAGAAAGTTCAGTTAGGACAtagttgttatttttattttaatgaaaaattgttttgatttttcaCGAAATCAGGTCAAAGCAGCTCAAATAATCGCCATCAATGGCTACCACTGATTCATACATGTTCTATATTATGTATATACACATCACTACTCCTTGATTGGAATTGCGAAACGCACGCACGAGCGGCAGTTTCGATACCGAGCCATTTCACCGGAATCCGCTACCTCCTGCGACCGTCCGTCCGACGTCCATGGCAGTTATCGATAAATCGATGACTTCACCTTTCAGAAACCAGAAGGCTCTCCACAGCCAAAATTTTCAGAGGATCAAAGCACCTCTCACTCCTCATCGGCCTTGGACATGACGGAGAGCCTGCTAGGCCTCGGGTGGAAGTCGCCTCTCCTCCGCTGCTGATGCGATGAAGGTCTAATAAGCGCCGAGAGAGCTCGCTTCACGAGATCTCCTTCCACGCCTCGAATCCTAACGAGCGAGTTCGTCATGGCGGATCTACGCGCGTTGAGACGGTTCGGCGAGTACGGCGCCGCCGCGGCATGCGATGAGGCGGAGAATCCTTTGTGGAGGCTGCACCGGAAGGAGCCAGGGTGCGTAGTGGGAGAACACATGCAGGTCCGCTTCTGCTGGCCCTGTCTCTTCACGGTCGTCGGAGCACCGGTTCGAGGCGCCACCGAGATGGAACGGTTCGGAGAAATCGACCGGTCAAGGGAGAACCGAACGGACGAGGCCGACGCGGAGGAGGGTCCGCATAAGTTGACACGTGTCGGAGAAGTGGCACGGTGAAAGAAGGTGGTGGAGCGAGAGGTGAAACTGGAACTGGAAGAAGCGAAACCAGAGGAAGAATAAGAAGATGATGGAGAGTGGGAATTGTTGTTGCAGAATCTAGGAGATGGTGAGAGAGATCGGAGCACTGGTGCTCTTGATTTTCTAGAAGTTACCGCCATTTTTTTCTGTTTTGCAGAAGAAGCAGCTAGAACGAGAGAGAaacaagaagaaagagagaagtgAGAAGAgggatttttttttttcctttctcaaAAAAGCGGGTTCGACTCGCTAGTTGGGCAAACCTAGCTTTACTCGAGCTATGTATTTATAGGAAAATTTGGATTGGAGAGCGCTGGAAATGATAATGAATAAGATTTAGTTNNNNNNNNNNNNNNNNNNNNNNNNNNNNNNNNNNNNNNNNNNNNNNNtgttataaattttaaaaattatttacgaAAAGGACAAATTTTAACAAATTAAGCATGAGAGTAAGATTTTCCGAGATAATTTTTTTCTGGTTTGGATATTTACTCTGTAGTTATTACATGCGGGTCCGTAGAGGCTAGATTATTTCTTGTTTTGTGGGGATTTCCGTGTGGCTGCTTCTTTTGTTAATCGTTAAACACGGCTTATTTTGGAAGTTTTGTTCGGTTTCCAAAATGAAAATGATGAGACGATGGGTTTTCTTCCACGCAATATTTAATCAATTTTTAATAAGTAGTTTATagatattaataaattaatagagGAAGAAATGGAAGGAGCGGGATgcaaaagggaaaaggaaaaaaGTGAAATTGGGGGAGGGTAACCTTAACCAAAGAGGAGAGGGGGGTTGAGTTAGTTAACCTGAGGAGAATGAGCCGTCTGAATTTCTGATCCAACGGCTTTCACTCCCACAAAGCTGTGGGCTGCCCATAATAATATTAGGACTATTTCAAATCCACTGACACCTTTTGCAATTTCATATTTCAGTGCCCTACCACAAAATCCTCTATCCGCCACGTATACCCATCACTTAATCCGCTGCCACTTTTTCCAGAACATACCCATGTATGTCTATATATCAAAAAATAGTTACTCACCTTAACATGTCATTTCACGATAATTATTCGCAAAATATCAATGATTTTGATTCATGTTTATTAATGATTCGTGTTGTTTATTAATTTGTTTGATTGAATTTGTGATTAAATTAAGAATTGCTAATGGTAGTACCGTAGTAACTGGAATTGAGATGATGATGATATGAAGTGGTGGTAATTTGTATGCGGATAATATTGTTATTTTGATCTATAGAATTCATATACATGTACTAAAGAAAAAGTATTAATAcgttattttatatcttttatttttttaaatatgtcaATATTAACACTGATGGTATGTAAATGTAACTGGTTGTTCAAATAATTATTCAGCATTTCCAGAGCTTCTTATAAGGCTTATTGAAAAACTCATTGTGGGAGTTGATTAATCATTTTTTGTTTTCACCATGAAtagttttatttttgtaattttttaattattctaaagTTGTATAATTTgacttaattaaattcaaattttttcattctattttaaaagaaaaaatataaggagccaatggaatatttgtataatgtgtacaatggaggtttatggagtattagagatataacatTAGTGTTACATTTTTCTATCAGTTAAAACTTTTGAAATGAGTGGTATCATAACatagtattagagatataaatCCAAAAAGTTAACAGTTCAATTTTTGGTAAATCTGAAAATCAGTTTCTTCTTTtgagaagatgtttattatcctagTACTcgaatggttattctagatagtaagCTGATTTGCTTCCGTTTCAACTTTTCTTAAATGGGTTCGAACTTTTTTTAGTTGTTCAACAGCTCCTTCTCACGGTTAAAAAATCAACTACATACAATATAAGCTAACTCAAACTACCTCCCATTTTGCTCAATTGTGACAATGTGTACAAATTATGAcctctttttattttctgaaaataTGAATTATGATATTGAAAGAAATAAATTTAAATCGTCgcttttatatataataaataaagaagTTATTAGGGATTAGGAGTTATTAGGACACTTCTTAGGCAAAGACCAACCAACCTCCTCCACTTAAAAAGGAGATGGATTTGATAAAGTGAACACATGGGGTCATGGATGGCTCTTATTTAAGATGAAGATCAGTTTGCAAAACGTTGAATTGCACACATTGTAGTAGGTCATGATGGAATTGGATGGATTAACATCAAGTTGCATGATAATATGATCATACGACCGAAAGTTTCCTTCCATGTTTATAATGTTGTGCCCACCATTCAATTTGGAAGATTCTCATTTCTGAGagaggaaaaataattaaaaagttaAATGGACTAGAAAACAAGAATGACACGCAGTTCCCACGGCAGTGTGACTGTATTGTGAATGTATGTGATCACTGATGACTCACCACTTCTCAGGCCTAAGTTTCAGTTCATAATGGTGGCTACTTAGACTTTCTCTGATTAAATTCTAAATTACGTCTAACTATCATGTAAATTACACAAATTAATTACGTATTATTGCAATTATTGCCTGCCAAAGTAAGTGATGAGGTGTCAGGCCAATTGATGCTATAGTTATTCCAAGGTTCTCTGAATCTATTGAAAAACTATTGGCGCATCGTGCCCACCAAAACCAAAACCACATATATTCGATATGTTTTGGCTTTTTGTATAAGGGGGACAAAATTGGAGATCTTATTAGTTTGCTTCACCCTAGCTAGCTAGTCTTGTTGCTAAtcatgaattaattaattaattaattaatttaaagttAATTAAACCCACATGATGATGATGAGGCACAGACGAATTTTTTCAGAATTCCCATCACGTGTAAGCTTCAATTCCAACCATCATGTAATGTAACATAGGAGCATCATGTGAATGTCTCCCCATTTTGAATAATGTAAAATTAAACCACCCTAGTAATAGTAATTAGATCTCTATCATAGATCGTATAAGAATGTGTATGAAAGATTGCCATTATTCTTGGTGCTTTAATTCGTGAGTCTAAGCTATGTGAAAGCGAAGTTGATATTTAATTTGTTGTGCTACAAAGGATATATACTACAACGTCTAAAATTATTCTGCTATCATTCAATAATTGAATAGATTAGTCCATTGAATAATAGTAAAATGAAATCTGAGATCAGATATGATTGAAGCCACTTTCCTTTTTCCATGATCGTAAATATTTTTCGTAGCATCTCATATGTTTCAATCATAGGAACAGAAAATACGATTTGATGAAGAGCCATGTATGTCTTCTGTTAAAATTTAAGTGTTTTATTTATGGTTATTAATATCTCGAAATAATCTCCTTATAAAACATTTTAAGTGGACTATTTATAgaatattttgtttatttaaattctaaaatattaacctttattttattttgatttacatAAGTGAAAATTAAACGCCTTATTTTttatagagtaaagtattgtttttgtctctaacgtttggggtaagtttcAAAATTGTCCCTAACGCTTCAATTGTCATATTTAAGTCCCAaacatttcaaaattgactcaatgttatcctgccgttaggatccgttaacagaattgatggcgggacaaaattgagacgattttaaaacgttgaggacttaaataggacgaaaatgttagggacaaaaatgatacataaaaataaattttaatttaattttatctttcaataatattaattttttactatacatagtattcaattattttttaattacatctaaataaattatacttaatcacgttactttcattttaaattgaATACtatatatagtaaaaaattgatattattgaaggataaaattaaaatttatttctatatatcatttttgtccccaacattttcgtcctatttaagtttctaacgttttaaaatcgttttaattttgtcccgccgttaaTTCTATTAACGAATCCCTAATGACAGAAtaacattgagtcagttttgaaacgttaAGAACTTAAATAAGACGATTGAAATCTTAAGAATAACTTTAAAACTTACCCAAatattaaagacaaaaataatactttactctttttataTTCATTGAAAAGTGAAAAGCTTGCGTTGTGAGGTGTGGTGGTAATAAGTGTAGGGTAGAGCAGATGCAATAAGTTTG is from Arachis ipaensis cultivar K30076 chromosome B01, Araip1.1, whole genome shotgun sequence and encodes:
- the LOC107640704 gene encoding uncharacterized protein LOC107640704 gives rise to the protein MAVTSRKSRAPVLRSLSPSPRFCNNNSHSPSSSYSSSGFASSSSSFTSRSTTFFHRATSPTRVNLCGPSSASASSVRFSLDRSISPNRSISVAPRTGAPTTVKRQGQQKRTCMCSPTTHPGSFRCSLHKGFSASSHAAAAPYSPNRLNARRSAMTNSLVRIRGVEGDLVKRALSALIRPSSHQQRRRGDFHPRPSRLSVMSKADEE